From Amycolatopsis sp. cg9, one genomic window encodes:
- a CDS encoding SRPBCC domain-containing protein — MPIEREILIAAAPEKVWPLVAEPGFWATDDETVHGTLAEEGETVVVTHSAHGEFPIRVEKVDPPHYLVYRWVSAFPGEELREDNSTLVEFTLTPDGGGTRLRVVESGFGGLPTSGENRDNVVKDHTAGWEQCLPALAARAG; from the coding sequence ATGCCGATCGAACGCGAGATCCTGATCGCCGCCGCACCGGAGAAGGTCTGGCCGCTGGTGGCCGAGCCCGGTTTCTGGGCGACCGACGACGAAACCGTGCATGGCACGCTCGCCGAAGAGGGCGAGACCGTCGTCGTCACGCACTCGGCGCACGGTGAGTTCCCGATCCGCGTCGAGAAGGTCGATCCGCCGCACTACCTGGTGTACCGGTGGGTGAGCGCGTTCCCCGGCGAGGAGCTGCGCGAAGACAACTCCACGCTGGTCGAGTTCACCCTGACCCCGGACGGCGGCGGCACCCGGCTGCGCGTCGTCGAGAGCGGGTTCGGCGGGCTGCCGACGTCCGGGGAGAACCGCGACAACGTGGTCAAGGACCACACCGCCGGCTGGGAGCAGTGCCTCCCCGCGCTCGCCGCGCGCGCCGGATGA
- a CDS encoding ArsR/SmtB family transcription factor has protein sequence MTSAEVVDGVLAALADPTRRRVLDLLAAHGPATATTLAAGLPVSRQAVVKHLAVLDAAGLVDSVKAGREVRYAVRSDALDATARWMAALAAEWDRRLAKIKRFAEES, from the coding sequence ATGACGTCCGCCGAAGTTGTCGACGGGGTGCTCGCCGCACTGGCCGACCCGACCCGCCGCCGGGTGCTCGACCTGCTCGCGGCCCACGGCCCGGCCACCGCGACGACCCTGGCGGCCGGGCTGCCGGTGTCGCGTCAGGCGGTCGTCAAGCACCTCGCGGTGCTGGACGCGGCCGGGCTGGTCGACAGCGTGAAGGCCGGCCGCGAAGTCCGGTACGCGGTGCGGTCCGACGCCCTGGACGCGACGGCCCGCTGGATGGCGGCGCTCGCGGCCGAGTGGGACCGCCGCCTGGCCAAGATCAAACGCTTCGCCGAGGAGTCGTGA